The Vigna unguiculata cultivar IT97K-499-35 chromosome 11, ASM411807v1, whole genome shotgun sequence genomic sequence TAAGGTTCAAAACTGGTTTTGAAACCAGTTTGGATTTCAGAATCAACTTTAATTGTTAGACCGGTTTATAAACTGGTTGTTGGTTTTTCTCTTTAAGTTGAAAGAAAGTTTAGGGAAGGGTTTTTGTCTTATCTCTGGCCATTCTTTCACTTTTATTGGGTCAAAAATAGGTAAAGAATCGGGTTTGGCAAATCAAATAAAAGCAATGAGAGATGGTAATGTATTTGGGGGGAAATGTAACCTTCGTTTCGCTTTATATTTATGACAACAATACTCGTAGACTTACAGTACCGAGATTCTGAAGAGCTTGGTCTcgggaataaaaataaatcatgcCATAGAACGAAAATACTACGAAGAAAGTTGATATATTATTTACTGTTTCTGGACCTTACCTATGCTGTGAATTTGCTCTTTGATTATCAAAGCTTGAAGATTATTTAATTCGTTGGGATCTGATTTATTCCCCAATAATAATTCAGGTCCGAGGTGGATGAAGTCCGGAGGAAGCAAGCATCTTTAGAAAACAAGAGTGCGGCAGTGTTTTTCGTGTGTTGTATTTTTTCATTGCTAGTTATATTTCGGCTTTCTCTGGATATGGCTACTACTGTCTATAGAGTACTAAGTGTTAATACAACAGATTACTCTGCAAAATTTTGTGCCATTAGCTCTCCGTGGTTTCTCCTATTTTTGAAttgtatcattattatttttatattaattttgtgatAGTCCAATTTTTAAATGTGTAGATGTATAAACTTTTCCAAAGCTTTTCAGTATTCATTCCCACTTGCATTACTAGAGTGGCTTTGGTTTTAAACCAAGAACAGAGGAAGTGATGCAGTTGATCAAAATATGGTAACGATAGAATCAAGGGTGATAGATATATCAAATAAAAGCTTTAATAATGTACTCAACCTCTAAACATTACATTACGGGGACTAAATATTCAAGTTCAAGGAATTTTTTCGTCATACAATATATAGTTATGCATGATAAGTTAGATGACATTTTTCCTCTTAGATGCCTCGcatattttctaaattactttctattattgttttaacAATTTACAGCTATTCATTCAGATGAAACTGGCGTGTTCATCTCTCATGAAATCATCGAAAACACCAAAACATGATTTGCATACATATTCATAACTTTGCATACAATTCCATCTCCACATGAAAATAACTTGAATCAAACTACATAATTAAAGAGACTGTGTACTCTCTCGCTCTGTGTCCTGtcctcactctctctctctctatgcGTGTATGTTCTAATTAAATCCTAAAAACTCAGTTCACGAAACCCCCCGCCCACTAACCCTGGCTTTAAACTCAGTTAACAGACCTAATCTCAATCATGCTTCATCTTCCAACCTCAATCACAAATAAactttttatccaaataaaagtaaatttaaatgcGGACttcattaatttagaaaaagaaatacaaagtaTAAATCCATACTAAAAATAAGCATATCACATTATGCACCAAAGTAAAAATTTAACACTATCGTTATGGCATCAGAAAATGACACCATTTTACgaaaagtttatataaataaaatcatgcaacgaccaaattttaaaaataaaccaaaTATAAGGGACAAAAGTTTAACAGACCCACATAAAATAAACCCGTAATTAAGATACTCCCCATATGTTTAGTCACAGATCCATCAGCGATGGTGTATTATTTCAATCATTACAAAACAAGATACATGGGTTGCATCCAAAAAGAGCAAATTCTAAaccaaaaaaaaggaaacattAAAAAAGCTATAATAGAAGTAAAAAGAATATTGAATAGCAAAACATGATAAATGTATTCAAGTCCACCTTGATACCAAACTTCCGGATAATGAGACGAATGCCGGAAAACATACTGATAAACTATTGTCTTCTATATACACAAACACTTCCTCACCTAAATATACCACCGGCAGAGACAAAGAATTGGTGATGGCCGTATCCTCAAAGGTATGAAATGGGGCAGGAGCATCCTCACCCtccaaaaatgtatcaaaatattAACTGTCAAGCGATGATCACCAGTCAGCCACATGTCAATATTTGTAACCTGAAGAACCAGGAGGAGCAGGAGGTAACCGATTTGGTGTTCGACGGCTGCCGGAGTTTGAACCAGAGTTCACATCACCATTTTGTGCAGGATCACTATTATGTCGACTGTGACCATTGGATCCCGATCTTGAAGAACCACTTCTACTAACAGGACCATTGGCGGCTGCATCAAAGGCAGATCTCCAGTCATCACCTGGTCCGCTGCTTTTTGGGCTACTCTctgcaaaacaaataaataagcaCACACTTGAAAAACACAGAAAGAAACTACCAGTATCAatcaagtataaaaaataaaataagaatgagTTTCAACAAAATAAGCCTCCACGAATTGAGGTCAATTACCAGGACAATCAAGGTAGTAAGATATAAGAATTGGATCCTTTAAAACAAAGCACTTTACACAATAACAAGCAATTGGTAACGGTAACAgctatgaaaaaaaataacgcTCACCCATCCATATGAAAATGAGTAAGAAAGCAGCTTAACAAACCTGCACTACCATTTGACCAGCCAGAAGCAGCAGCTGCTCGGTTGTCATGAATACTCAGTTGGCGTGTCAATTTTGAAAGAAGTGAGGATTGTTTCTGGATTCTGTCTCTTCTGCGCTTAACATTTTGATCTTCCAAAAGTAGCTCCTCAATCTTAGCAGTGCTTTGTGCACTAATCatggaaacataaaaaaaaatcaacaataaaatatatcagGTTTACAGCTATTTATGAATAATCGTCATTGTCATATTCAAAACTACAGCATCCAAACTAATTAGCATGTAACATATAAATTACCACTTGAATCAATAATGAACCACGTCTCAGGTTCAGATAGTACCAAAGATTTTCCCTATAAATCATAAAGCAAAATTACCACATCTGAAcacatacatacacatatatagGTTAGCATCCCCCACAACTTTAAACTCGGCATCTGTTTTTTAAGATAACAGATAAAGGAGTTATTTGGAGAAGTTCCTCCATAAGCTAAAATTAGCTAATGTACAAGTTACAAACTCAAATCGAGAAGAACTAGATGAAAGAGTTTCTACAAACTAACTCATGCATAAACTACTTTTAAGGAAGTGTACACAGTTTATTTTGTAATCTCTTCAGTTCcttcaaaatcttcaagaaTGAGACTTACACGTAGCAAATGTAGCAAAGTAAACTAATACAAGAGAGTAAAAATAAAAGGCAATAACAAATTTCTGAACCTGACAGAGCTATATAACTGATTCAGCATGTCTTCCTTAGCTTTTTCAACTTGACAAAGGACAACTGCCTATAAAACAAGTAACCAGAAAAACTGAATCAACATATCCACTTTTGGAATGACAGTAACCAGAAAAACTTGACAGTGCATGAAACGTTAAATGGAAGAgctgaaaaaaattataaaaatagcaAACGTTAAAAACTAAATCTTACTTTTGGTACATTAGCAGCTAAACTATTTAATACTGCTTCAACATATCCGCGAACTTCTTGTGACATCCACCGGAGTTCTTCCTCGGGATCCGCAGGTCGTCGAGCCATTGTGTCCTGAGATaacatatgaaatataataatagcCTGTCAATGAGCACAATCGCCGGAATAACAACTTATGCATAATTTACTTTGTTGGTATGCAAATTCTCAGCTTAAACTGCCATGGTCAAGAACCTAAATAGACTTTAACAAATTAGGCAAAAGTTCAACAATTTGCTTGAGTGAGAGAGCCTTCAGCATCCCTGATATTTATATACTTCAAAGGTAAATGAATTTTACATTTCTACATGAACAACGCAAATTATAACTCAATAATTCGAGTACCCAATGACATGctaattattatcaatatttcaaacatttttctttgattaCCAATTCCATAATGTTCCCACAAATTTCTTTACAGAACTAAACCAAGCATTCATGCTAGAATTCAAGATAGGGAAGGCAAAACCAACCAGGCCCGCCAGCCCACCACTAATTTGGCAGGGGAAGGGTTGTCATTTTCAATCAACCAATCCGTCATTCCAGAGCTAGGGCTATAAACCTTTTCCAAATAAttggaattaaaataaaaaaataatttaaaggtttaaaatttttgtgttaTGTTTGAATGATAAAATATGCAAATAggctataatttaaattattaacatttgtTCAATTAAAGACATCAATTAATTAACTAGTGAAAGGCACAAAATATTAACATGATAacgtttttaatatatatatatatatatatatatatatatatatatatatatatattaaattaaaaaaaaaaacataaggaAAAACAGATGCGGTGGGTCAGGTCTCTCAACCCACCTTGAACATGGTGAGCTAGCCCACCTGACCTATTTTTTGCTAGCCTACAACGAGACTAACAAAAAAGAGGTGAGTTGGCTCGTTCTGCCATCCCTAATTGAAGATCAGTagaattgtaatattattaagctTACGGTAGATAAATGAGGCAGATTCTAATTTCTAAGAACTAGCTTTAATTTTCAAGCGTAATGAATGCACCATAAAAAAAGCAATGCATGTTAATAATGCCTTTTAGCTAGCAACTAACCAAGGAGCCATCAGAGAGGCTTTGCCTCATGGTAGATCCACCGTCAGAGATCCTAATCTGTCCTCCCTTTGCTTGTATAACATTATTTATCTTCTTAATCCATTCAACCTTATCAGATGCACTTTCAGCCTTCAAAACAACAGTACTATGTGCTGCAAGATAAAAACACAGTAATTAAAAtggtttcaaaatttataagaaataaaagtgTGCATGTTCCATTGACAGCTATATCAACAATGGAATTTACCTTTCAAAACAGATTTATAAGGAATTCTACTGGTAATTTTGAATACAAGGTTGACTTTGCCAGAATCCGGTCCATTGGACTTCTTGTCTTTTGAGCTTTTGGTAGGGGGATCATCTTCATCACCAGCCTCTTCAATGCTACATTCCTGATAGCAATTTAAATAGCATGCTTATCACGAATTAACATATGCATTGTTCCACTCATTTAATGGTATTATCAAAACCAAAGCCAGTGTCATAACTGAAAAGGTGTAAACTTCAGACTACAACCCAACACAGTAAAACCTAGAGCTTAAAAGTTGATTGACATGTGGTCACGACAAATTAGAAGAACGAAATACGAAATCCCCAATAGTCAGAAGTAAAGGAAAATGGGTAGTCCAAAGCACGATGTATGCAGCTTAATTGTAAATATTCCTTATAAGGCAAATATGTCCAGAATGTTAATTTGGTACATTTGTCAACTTAACCTTAGGAATAAAACTCCAAAATGTTTGCTTAGGCAAGGAGCATATTTTTAAACATCAGCTGTACCAACGAAGTCATAATTGCTTTATTACAACTCAAGACTTGACacagacaaataaattttctggaaaattaattatctcgttttaaattttaaaaacaaaaataaaatagaaataaatatggCGTGCAATATGTCATATTTTCAAGGATTTATAAATCATTATATTTCAAATGAATTCCTTTAAAGCTTAAATTATAGCATTCCAGACACAGTACTAAAAAACCTAATCATAAGGGGAATTTTTTGACAATCACTTAACTAAGCCAGCCATGTGCGGGCACCTGCATCCTCTATTCAAGCAAATATAATGAATTGCAGAGTTGAGAATTCCAGCATATTTGTATGATGCACAGACAGTACTCTAGAATCTATCAACCATGattttatatgaataattaaagTACTCCTTACCTCCAATGTAATAACACCACGAAAATGTCTTTCCTCTTGTTTTTTTGTATACCCAAGCTGTGGAGTGAAAGGTTAAAGTCGATACTACAcagtaaattaattaaaagaggaaaattataatttcataactgaatgaaaaaataaacaaagatgAATCACAGAttcaaaaatatgataaatagtTGAAATCTACAGGAATTATCATAATTCAAACATCAATGACAACTTTTAAAGCGTCACAGCtgtttcttattaaaatatttgctaTTCTGTTGTTGCTCTTATTAGGCCATCTTATAAAAGGATTACTGTACTCCAACTCCTAATTGTTATAGTTAGTATGTATAGCTTCAATATCTGCAGACTATTTGTAGGATATCTTTAACAGAACAAACAGCAGTTGCTGCTTTGTACTATTCACATATTATAGTTACACATAGTATCTCTCTATTGTTTTCCATCTTTTCTACCTCAATTCCGTACTTTCAACATGGTATTAGAATGACCCATCACCAATTGCCTACTGCAGTTACAATTACTCTGCCTCATTGCAAACCAATAACACTCTCTGGCTTTCAATTTCAGTGGCTGTCTTAACATTTTCAGGCAGTTTCTTTCGACACAAGCTAATATGGTATTGCAGTTGCTCCCATTTTGATGAAGCACAGGGCTGTTAGACCTGTTCCCTTTTCTTGTCTGAAACTTACTCgttaaataattacaaagctACTAAAAAAACCACCACAGTTAATTTCACTACATATCCAGCCATCCCCTATTGCTTTTTTGCTTCAACTTCAACACCCATCAGCTTGCCTCATCTAATTTCTTACTAGGAAATTACCACAACTCATAAGTTAAACATTACTTTTAGGTCACTGATTCCACATTATGTTAACAGAACATTACATCAGTGCGATGTTTTAGAGCACCACGCGTCTTAgatgtttatattttaacatcTAAAAAAAGTAGCCATTAGTCAAAAGACTAGCATGTCAAttagaagaaaatgaaattagaatttataaaaataatgataaaagcCTCCATGTAAACAATTTAATAACTTGGCCAATAGTTACTGACCTTTCCTGTCTTCTCATTTAGCACAAACCATCGCCGACTCCAACCATTAGTTTTAGCACTTTTCTTTAACAAAAATCCtgtaaacaataaaaaaactagATTTAGCTTCttaatgattttgaaatataaagttTAGCAAATTCAAATTTCCAAATTCATGCATCATTAGGGCAGATTACGCTTAGCTCCCACACCAGTCTAGGTTAATTAGCCAAAGAAACAGAATTGCATAGTTTTTAGAGTTAAGTTCATTTTTGAAAGCCTGCCATTCAGGATCGTATCAGAATAGCCCAGGTATAGTAGGAGTTGGGTTACACAGGAGAATGCCAGATCGAATCTCAAGAACATGTATTAGTCATAGGTACAGTTTCCTGTTGAAGAGGTAAGTGCAGTCTacgttttaaaatactaaacaTATGTTTTACTTAacattatgttatattatttcttattatatacacatacataattcttatattattatatgttatacATTGtcctttatataatatatacatataataatgttataatattttaaacattttttggTTAGACAATGGCCCAGTTTGTGATGCAGGCCCAACACTATTCTCACCCAAAATAAGTATAGGTGAGGAGGAAGTGCTGCTGAAATGAAACAAAGAAAGAGGCTAGGGTTTATTTGGGTGAGAAGGATGATTCGGCATGCCTCCAAATTGGGGCATCATCCACCCCCAAATGGTCCAATAATTGCAGAggcttttgctttttttttttcattttattcatattataatattatattaatgacaacactattgtaaaaaaataaaatatactgtacTTCATAAATCCCAAATCAAGTAAATTTCCAAGATgatatacaattttatcctgATATATCCAGGAGCATGCTGGAAAAATTCAGAAAAAGTAcctatacaaaaaaaaaaaaaaacaacctaagaAAGAGCCAACCAGGAATTTGAGATTACAAGACATTTCTGTCAGCAAACTGTAGTAGCATATAGAATAGGACACACCTGCTGTTATTTCTCCTTCAGGACCCGCAGTCTTTAAACCTGAGCCTTCTTGCCCTTCTTTCTCTGACTGACCAGATTTGtctttttccttctctttttctcCTCCTTCATTGACTTCATGCTACCACCAGTTTGGGGACTACTGGCCTACAAGTTAAAAATAAGCAGTTTAAATTCAACAAATCACAAAAAGAagagtaaaatataaatgaaatagattaaaattataaaaggaaatattatatgttttaaaatttaaacatgttGAATAAAAGAGAAAGAGGCATAGGTTGAATCCCTAATTTGTATAGAACATTTCAGATTCAGCATTTAAAAATAGAACAATACAAAGAGATGGAACTAAGCCCGTTACATCTAACAATATGCAACTCCTTTGTTACGGTATAAGACCACCTACCCGGTTAAGTATAGATTGCTCAGCATCTTGTCCTTTTTTAGAGGATCGGCCCCCCTTAAGCTCCTCCTCTCTACGTTGCCTTTCCATCCTAATGTGAATAGCATAGAATAAATAGATCAGTAATGAcctcacaaatttaaatttgggAGACATTTAGACATATAGACTATAGTATTGAAAataagcaaaaaataaaaagaatttcacGGTTAACTATGCAACACTATTCAACAGAACTATCAAATGAGAAAAGGCATGTTCCAAGAAAAGTCCAAATTACCTCCTTTGTACCAAGCGAATGAAGTGTTGTGGTGGAACAAAAGCACGTTCCATATCAACTAGTGCAACCACCATTTTCTTCGATTCATTCTTAAACCCTTCCAGAGCAGAAGTTGCAATTGCCACAACCttgaaacatttttaaacaatgtTATATAAAGAACGGGAATGTGCACTCCCACCAAGGGATaccttaaagaacaaaaaatgtataaagGAATGGTTGACAACAAGGAAAAAGACtcaaatttatcataataaatcAATGAAGACATCAAGTAGAAAATGAAAAGGAGCAATAAAGTACCATACCTCTCTCTTGAAAGGTGGGTA encodes the following:
- the LOC114168329 gene encoding LOW QUALITY PROTEIN: dynamin-2B-like (The sequence of the model RefSeq protein was modified relative to this genomic sequence to represent the inferred CDS: inserted 1 base in 1 codon), encoding MAAIEDLSELADSMRQAAALLADEDVDESNSSSNSRRPSTFLNVVALGNVGAGKSAALNSLIGHPVLPTGENGATRAPICIDLQRDTSLSSKSIILQIDNKSQQVSASALRHSLQDRLSKGSSGKSRDQIYLKLRTSTAPPLKLVDLPGLDQRIMDESLVSEYAEHNDAILLVIVPAAQAPEIASSRALRYAKEYDGEGTRTIGVISKIDQAASDQKALAAVQALLLNQGPPKTADIPWVALIGQSVSIATAQSGSAGSENSLETAWRAESETLKSILTGAPQSKLGRIALVDALGQQIQNRMKLRLPNLLSGLQGKSQIVQDELARLGESMVTTSEGTRAIALELCREFEDKFLQHITSGEGSGWKIVSCFEGRFPDRMKQLPLDRHFDINNVKRIVLEADGYQPYLISPEKGLRSLIKGVLELAKEPSRLCVDEVHRVLIDIVSSAANATPGLGRYPPFKREVVAIATSALEGFKNESKKMVVALVDMERAFVPPQHFIRLVQRRMERQRREEELKGGRSSKKGQDAEQSILNRASSPQTGGSMKSMKEEXKEKEKDKSGQSEKEGQEGSGLKTAGPEGEITAGFLLKKSAKTNGWSRRWFVLNEKTGKLGYTKKQEERHFRGVITLEECSIEEAGDEDDPPTKSSKDKKSNGPDSGKVNLVFKITSRIPYKSVLKAHSTVVLKAESASDKVEWIKKINNVIQAKGGQIRISDGGSTMRQSLSDGSLDTMARRPADPEEELRWMSQEVRGYVEAVLNSLAANVPKAVVLCQVEKAKEDMLNQLYSSVSAQSTAKIEELLLEDQNVKRRRDRIQKQSSLLSKLTRQLSIHDNRAAAASGWSNGSAESSPKSSGPGDDWRSAFDAAANGPVSRSGSSRSGSNGHSRHNSDPAQNGDVNSGSNSGSRRTPNRLPPAPPGSSGYKY